The following proteins come from a genomic window of Salvia hispanica cultivar TCC Black 2014 chromosome 4, UniMelb_Shisp_WGS_1.0, whole genome shotgun sequence:
- the LOC125223341 gene encoding uncharacterized protein LOC125223341 isoform X8, which produces MMNDLCECGDFSAYYLEKDGSINTSNKDNLNPSSFQMKHFYFMTSCNALFDYHGPNRTSEYKILPKPYSEPPPCWFEPPPCTACYHEASGMWYDHTLQDCKVVNLFHTRLEYDSSYQDHSAHHIKLYSLKTNSWKKIECKDYEYSSSQHWTQSCDRSSAACVSGTFYHAMYEAILSFDISTETFSRLPLPDGWFHKRSYILEYKGLLSALVFSDNEDSVPWKYDDHATRKYQFWIMRDGLWTRDEMVFHIPGMERPIWFSQDGMLLYFESLRHELVLFDCATGKLKYLSVNSPMRCPKMVEIFGVSCLEEDQVKQEDDEDNTLSKISLILNLDALSLESEAMMNDMVEAMMNDTVEAGMVDTAEAEVIMDNTRIDGAPPLRRNNGNQLDRNRWIGWQAIVSCKRDRRASDV; this is translated from the exons ATGATGAATGATCTGTGTGAGTGTGGAGATTTTAGTGCATATTACCTTGAAAAAGATGGAAGCATTAACACATCAAACAAAGATAACTTAAATCCTTCCTCTTTtcaaatgaaacatttctacTTCATGACTAGCTGTAATGCTCTATTTGATTATCATGGTCCGAATCGGACTAGTGAGTATAAGATCCTCCCCAAGCCGTATTCGGAACCCCCACCTTGCTGGTTCGAACCCCCACCTTGCACTGCTTGCTATCATGAAGCAAGTGGGATGTGGTATGACCATACATTGCAAGATTGCAAAGTGGTGAATCTTTTTCATACTCGTTTGGAATACGATTCAAGCTATCAAGATCATTCCGCTCATCACATCAAATTGTATTCACTCAAAACTAATTCTTGGAAGAAGATAGAATGCAAAGATTATGAATACAGCAGTTCACAACATTGGACTCAATCTTGTGATCGAAGTAGCGCGGCTTGCGTATCCGGGACTTTTTACCATGCAATGTACGAAGCTATCCTTTCTTTCGACATTTCTACTGAAACTTTTTCCAGACTACCCTTGCCAGATGGTTGGTTTCACAAGCGTAGTTACATTCTAGAGTATAAAGGGTTATTAAGTGCTCTTGTATTCTCGGACAATGAAGATTCTGTACCTTGGAAATATGACGATCATGCGACTAGGAAGTatcaattttggattatgaGAGATGGATTGTGGACAAGAGATGAAATGGTTTTTCATATTCCTGGCATGGAGAGGCCGATATGGTTCTCACAGGACGGTATGCTGTTGTATTTTGAAAGCCTTCGTCATGAGCTAGTGTTGTTTGATTGTGCCACCGGAAAGTTGAAGTATCTCAGTGTCAATAGCCCTATGAGATGTCCAAAGATGGTTGAGATCTTTGGAGTTTCATGTCTTGAGGAG GATCAGGTGAAacaagaagatgatgaagacaATACTTTGTCTAAAATCAGCCTTATCCTCAACCTCGACGCTTTGTCTTT AGAGTCGGAAGCTATGATGAATGATATGGTGGAAGCTATGATGAATGATACGGTGGAAGCTGGGATGGTTGATACGGCGGAAGCAGAAGTTATAATGGATAATACGAGAATCGATGGTGCACCGCCTTTGAGGAGGAACAATGGAAATCAATTGGATAGAAATCGCTGGATTG GATGGCAAGCTATTGTATCTTGCAAGCGCGACAGACGAGCTAGTGATGTTTGA
- the LOC125223341 gene encoding uncharacterized protein LOC125223341 isoform X5, translating into MNTAVHNIGLNLVIEVARLAYPGLFTMQYSVPWKYDDHATRKYQFWIMRDGLWTRDEMVFHIPGMERPIWFSQDGMLLYFESLRHELVLFDCATGKLKYLSVNSPMRCPKMVEIFGVSCLEEDQVKQEDDEDNTLSKISLILNLDALSLESEAMMNDMVEAMMNDTVEAGMVDTAEAEVIMDNTRIDGAPPLRRNNGNQLDRNRWIGYSDKPDPEVSETKCASCLQLDICPKPKPKPKPDIFVNYSDCIPDIYFVAYSLEEDGTLSPKYFIHIPTFLSEQEYYFTTASCNGLFHFYDRILGSQALWNPTTGGYKILPKPLVEFNPRIRHSLNSTGLWYDHKFEDYKVLNIVSAYIKDERGYLLDVIYHIELYSLKLNSWKRIPCPDFDCGEESNGACIDGVFYCRASLKGQSGFILSFDFSTETLSSLPSPLPSPDRPDHYYFLEYKGLLSALACWFDEDNLYEDSVPLKYELWIMSNGLWTRESIFHIRGVQLPVWFSQDGKLLYLASATDELVMFDRATGELKHLGIDWSSAGFRNRPMMIPFFESFVQLN; encoded by the exons ATGAATACAGCAGTTCACAACATTGGACTCAATCTTGTGATCGAAGTAGCGCGGCTTGCGTATCCGGGACTTTTTACCATGCAAT ATTCTGTACCTTGGAAATATGACGATCATGCGACTAGGAAGTatcaattttggattatgaGAGATGGATTGTGGACAAGAGATGAAATGGTTTTTCATATTCCTGGCATGGAGAGGCCGATATGGTTCTCACAGGACGGTATGCTGTTGTATTTTGAAAGCCTTCGTCATGAGCTAGTGTTGTTTGATTGTGCCACCGGAAAGTTGAAGTATCTCAGTGTCAATAGCCCTATGAGATGTCCAAAGATGGTTGAGATCTTTGGAGTTTCATGTCTTGAGGAG GATCAGGTGAAacaagaagatgatgaagacaATACTTTGTCTAAAATCAGCCTTATCCTCAACCTCGACGCTTTGTCTTT AGAGTCGGAAGCTATGATGAATGATATGGTGGAAGCTATGATGAATGATACGGTGGAAGCTGGGATGGTTGATACGGCGGAAGCAGAAGTTATAATGGATAATACGAGAATCGATGGTGCACCGCCTTTGAGGAGGAACAATGGAAATCAATTGGATAGAAATCGCTGGATTG GTTACTCTGATAAACCTGATCCCGAAGTATCTGAGACAAAATGTGCATCATGCTTACAACTAGACATATGCCCTAAGCCTAAGCCTAAGCCTAAGCCTGACATTTTTGTCAATTATTCTGATTGTATTcctgatatttattttgttgcataTTCCCTTGAAGAGGATGGCACCCTCTCACCCAAGTATTTCATACATATCCCCACTTTTCTATCTGAACAAGAATATTACTTCACTACGGCTAGTTGTAATGgcctctttcatttttatgataGAATATTGGGTAGTCAAGCTCTTTGGAACCCAACAACGGGTGGGTATAAAATATTGCCTAAGCCATTAGTGGAATTCAATCCTCGCATTAGACATTCTCTTAACTCAACTGGACTGTGGTATGACCATAAATTTGAAGATTATAAAGTGCTGAATATTGTTTCGGCTTATATCAAAGATGAAAGAGGGTATTTACTTGATGTGATTTATCACATTGAATTGTATTCACTCAAACTTAATTCCTGGAAGAGAATACCATGCCCTGACTTCGATTGTGGTGAGGAATCCAATGGAGCATGCATAGATGGGGTTTTTTATTGTAGAGCAAGTCTAAAAGGACAGTCTGGTTTTATCCTTTCGTTTGACTTTTCTACCGAAACTTTATCCAGTTTACCCTCTCCTTTACCCTCACCTGATCGCCCTGACCATTATTATTTTCTGGAGTATAAAGGGTTGTTAAGTGCTCTTGCATGCTGGTTTGATGAAGATAATCTATATGAAGATTCTGTACCTTTGAAATATGAGCTTTGGATTATGAGCAATGGATTGTGGACAAGAGAATCTATTTTCCATATTCGTGGTGTTCAACTTCCGGTATGGTTTTCACAGGATGGCAAGCTATTGTATCTTGCAAGCGCGACAGACGAGCTAGTGATGTTTGATCGTGCCACTGGAGAGTTGAAGCATCTTGGTATCGATTGGTCCTCGGCTGGTTTCAGGAATAGGCCAATGATGATTCCATTTTTTGAGAGCTTTGTTCAACTCAATTGA
- the LOC125223341 gene encoding F-box/kelch-repeat protein At3g23880-like isoform X7, with protein MRDGLWTRDEMVFHIPGMERPIWFSQDGMLLYFESLRHELVLFDCATGKLKYLSVNSPMRCPKMVEIFGVSCLEEDQVKQEDDEDNTLSKISLILNLDALSLESEAMMNDMVEAMMNDTVEAGMVDTAEAEVIMDNTRIDGAPPLRRNNGNQLDRNRWIGYSDKPDPEVSETKCASCLQLDICPKPKPKPKPDIFVNYSDCIPDIYFVAYSLEEDGTLSPKYFIHIPTFLSEQEYYFTTASCNGLFHFYDRILGSQALWNPTTGGYKILPKPLVEFNPRIRHSLNSTGLWYDHKFEDYKVLNIVSAYIKDERGYLLDVIYHIELYSLKLNSWKRIPCPDFDCGEESNGACIDGVFYCRASLKGQSGFILSFDFSTETLSSLPSPLPSPDRPDHYYFLEYKGLLSALACWFDEDNLYEDSVPLKYELWIMSNGLWTRESIFHIRGVQLPVWFSQDGKLLYLASATDELVMFDRATGELKHLGIDWSSAGFRNRPMMIPFFESFVQLN; from the exons atgaGAGATGGATTGTGGACAAGAGATGAAATGGTTTTTCATATTCCTGGCATGGAGAGGCCGATATGGTTCTCACAGGACGGTATGCTGTTGTATTTTGAAAGCCTTCGTCATGAGCTAGTGTTGTTTGATTGTGCCACCGGAAAGTTGAAGTATCTCAGTGTCAATAGCCCTATGAGATGTCCAAAGATGGTTGAGATCTTTGGAGTTTCATGTCTTGAGGAG GATCAGGTGAAacaagaagatgatgaagacaATACTTTGTCTAAAATCAGCCTTATCCTCAACCTCGACGCTTTGTCTTT AGAGTCGGAAGCTATGATGAATGATATGGTGGAAGCTATGATGAATGATACGGTGGAAGCTGGGATGGTTGATACGGCGGAAGCAGAAGTTATAATGGATAATACGAGAATCGATGGTGCACCGCCTTTGAGGAGGAACAATGGAAATCAATTGGATAGAAATCGCTGGATTG GTTACTCTGATAAACCTGATCCCGAAGTATCTGAGACAAAATGTGCATCATGCTTACAACTAGACATATGCCCTAAGCCTAAGCCTAAGCCTAAGCCTGACATTTTTGTCAATTATTCTGATTGTATTcctgatatttattttgttgcataTTCCCTTGAAGAGGATGGCACCCTCTCACCCAAGTATTTCATACATATCCCCACTTTTCTATCTGAACAAGAATATTACTTCACTACGGCTAGTTGTAATGgcctctttcatttttatgataGAATATTGGGTAGTCAAGCTCTTTGGAACCCAACAACGGGTGGGTATAAAATATTGCCTAAGCCATTAGTGGAATTCAATCCTCGCATTAGACATTCTCTTAACTCAACTGGACTGTGGTATGACCATAAATTTGAAGATTATAAAGTGCTGAATATTGTTTCGGCTTATATCAAAGATGAAAGAGGGTATTTACTTGATGTGATTTATCACATTGAATTGTATTCACTCAAACTTAATTCCTGGAAGAGAATACCATGCCCTGACTTCGATTGTGGTGAGGAATCCAATGGAGCATGCATAGATGGGGTTTTTTATTGTAGAGCAAGTCTAAAAGGACAGTCTGGTTTTATCCTTTCGTTTGACTTTTCTACCGAAACTTTATCCAGTTTACCCTCTCCTTTACCCTCACCTGATCGCCCTGACCATTATTATTTTCTGGAGTATAAAGGGTTGTTAAGTGCTCTTGCATGCTGGTTTGATGAAGATAATCTATATGAAGATTCTGTACCTTTGAAATATGAGCTTTGGATTATGAGCAATGGATTGTGGACAAGAGAATCTATTTTCCATATTCGTGGTGTTCAACTTCCGGTATGGTTTTCACAGGATGGCAAGCTATTGTATCTTGCAAGCGCGACAGACGAGCTAGTGATGTTTGATCGTGCCACTGGAGAGTTGAAGCATCTTGGTATCGATTGGTCCTCGGCTGGTTTCAGGAATAGGCCAATGATGATTCCATTTTTTGAGAGCTTTGTTCAACTCAATTGA